One genomic window of Gimesia chilikensis includes the following:
- the glgA gene encoding glycogen synthase GlgA, which produces MKIVVASSEAIPFAKTGGLADVASALSKALADAGHEVSLFLPCYPQSIAKRGLNLDDFELCPEKVTISVGSKEVEARLRKTGFPGSSATVYLVEQARYFDRPELYHEGGRDYQDNCERFIFFSRAVMEFTKKLNLSPDIIHANDWQTGLIPALLNIEYEDQPGFEKTAAVYTIHNMAFQGQYWHWDMLLTGIDWKYFNRHQMEFFGQLNLLKTGIVFSDMVTTVSPTYAKEIRTEQFGYGLHGVLDSHADRLVGILNGVDTTDWNPEIDPHIAANYSAQTVAEGKPRCKAALQERMGLPQKPDVPLLGAISRMTDQKGFSLILDAAENLLATDVQLVILGTGDPYHETSFSELARRFPDKVSTLIGFDEILAHQIEAGLDIFLMPSQFEPCGLNQMYSLIYGTVPIVHEVGGLADSVVDASDTNLENGSANGFSFWHFDATVLYRQMRRAIDMYNDKSTWQQLMQNGMTRDWSWKHSAQNYLSVYQQALSFRANSTESVSASS; this is translated from the coding sequence ATGAAAATCGTCGTAGCGAGTTCTGAAGCGATTCCTTTTGCCAAAACGGGCGGACTGGCTGATGTTGCCTCCGCTCTGTCCAAGGCACTGGCGGACGCCGGGCACGAGGTGAGCCTGTTTTTACCCTGCTACCCGCAGTCAATCGCGAAGCGGGGGCTCAATCTGGATGATTTCGAACTCTGTCCGGAAAAAGTAACGATCTCAGTCGGCAGCAAGGAAGTCGAAGCCCGTCTCCGCAAAACCGGATTCCCCGGTTCCAGCGCCACGGTTTACCTGGTCGAACAGGCTCGCTATTTTGATCGCCCCGAACTCTACCACGAGGGCGGCCGGGATTATCAGGATAACTGCGAACGCTTCATTTTCTTCAGCCGCGCTGTGATGGAGTTCACTAAAAAACTGAACCTTTCACCGGACATTATCCATGCCAACGACTGGCAGACCGGTCTGATACCGGCGCTGCTCAACATTGAGTATGAAGACCAGCCCGGCTTCGAAAAGACCGCCGCCGTCTACACGATTCACAACATGGCCTTCCAGGGGCAGTACTGGCACTGGGATATGCTGCTCACCGGAATCGACTGGAAATACTTCAATCGCCACCAGATGGAATTCTTCGGGCAGTTGAACCTGCTCAAAACAGGCATCGTCTTCTCCGACATGGTAACAACGGTCAGCCCCACTTATGCGAAGGAAATTCGGACCGAGCAGTTTGGCTACGGTCTGCACGGCGTTCTCGATTCCCACGCTGATCGGCTGGTGGGCATCCTCAACGGCGTCGATACGACCGACTGGAATCCCGAGATCGATCCGCACATCGCCGCGAATTATTCCGCACAGACGGTCGCGGAAGGTAAGCCACGCTGTAAAGCAGCACTGCAGGAACGGATGGGACTCCCCCAGAAACCCGACGTTCCACTCTTGGGGGCAATCTCCCGCATGACCGATCAGAAAGGGTTCTCCCTGATTCTGGATGCCGCCGAGAACCTCTTGGCCACAGACGTGCAACTCGTCATCCTGGGAACGGGAGACCCGTATCACGAGACCTCCTTCAGCGAACTGGCACGACGGTTTCCTGATAAGGTTTCCACGCTCATCGGCTTTGACGAAATCCTGGCCCACCAGATCGAAGCCGGCCTGGATATCTTCCTGATGCCCAGTCAGTTTGAACCCTGTGGTCTGAACCAGATGTATAGCCTGATTTATGGCACAGTCCCCATCGTGCATGAAGTCGGCGGGCTGGCAGATTCCGTCGTGGATGCCTCTGACACCAACCTCGAAAACGGAAGTGCGAACGGTTTTTCCTTCTGGCACTTTGATGCGACCGTACTGTATCGACAGATGCGACGTGCCATCGATATGTACAACGACAAATCGACCTGGCAGCAACTGATGCAGAACGGTATGACCCGGGACTGGTCCTGGAAGCATAGCGCTCAGAATTACCTTTCAGTCTATCAGCAGGCGCTCAGTTTTCGTGCGAATAGTACTGAATCAGTTTCCGCCTCGTCTTAA
- a CDS encoding sensor histidine kinase produces the protein MNDHSVLKNQPETTDQPPAPSAESGAAAPPPHLAPPPRIHHDAFTWELPAEEITLRIRWFGLCVGYVLVNFVGNDAAIQVPQLNWILTLGAIYALADTWFSFRGKVFLGEWPLTISVMEALFIGLLCHYDTGLNSPFRFYYLLSLIVCSIRHSPLIAYVTLALHLLSYTTLLFPPQNAPPDWLTQILLMVVWMGWVAWASIAFSSLVKRTSLELSVANEQLKQNQELLEDRIARRTSDLQESQALLIQQEKHAAFGLLAAGIAHEVGNPLAGISSLVQLLNRHNNDEYTNKRLDEVDAQLRRIQRILRELIDFSRPATTERNRCYINEVITESLNIAKYYKRKKGKKIITRFAENLPPVQLVRDQLVQVFLNLILNAMDATEEGQSIEITTEARDGQILISVHDNGEGIKEVDKEKLFRPYFTTKSKGTGLGLFVCRNILEHSNTGTIRIDDTVSEGAKFVVALYCEEVKDLGEIPPGPAQEMKFVTT, from the coding sequence ATGAATGATCATTCAGTCCTGAAGAATCAGCCCGAAACGACAGACCAGCCACCGGCTCCGTCTGCCGAGAGCGGAGCTGCTGCGCCGCCGCCGCATCTGGCGCCGCCCCCCAGGATTCACCACGATGCCTTTACCTGGGAACTGCCTGCCGAAGAGATCACGCTGCGAATCCGCTGGTTTGGATTGTGTGTCGGGTATGTGCTGGTCAACTTTGTGGGCAACGATGCTGCGATTCAGGTCCCCCAGCTGAACTGGATTCTGACCCTGGGGGCGATTTATGCATTGGCAGACACCTGGTTCAGCTTTCGGGGCAAAGTCTTTCTGGGCGAATGGCCGCTGACCATCTCCGTGATGGAGGCACTGTTTATCGGCCTACTCTGTCATTACGACACCGGCCTGAACAGTCCGTTCCGCTTTTATTATCTGCTCTCGCTGATCGTCTGTTCGATTCGGCATTCACCGCTGATTGCTTATGTGACGCTGGCACTGCATCTATTGAGCTACACGACACTGCTGTTCCCCCCGCAGAATGCACCACCGGACTGGCTGACCCAGATCCTGTTGATGGTCGTGTGGATGGGCTGGGTTGCCTGGGCCAGTATTGCGTTTTCCAGCCTGGTGAAACGCACGAGTCTGGAACTCTCGGTCGCCAACGAACAACTCAAACAGAACCAGGAACTGCTGGAAGACCGAATTGCCCGGCGGACGAGCGATCTGCAGGAATCCCAGGCGCTGTTGATTCAGCAGGAGAAACATGCTGCCTTCGGTCTGCTGGCCGCGGGGATTGCGCACGAGGTCGGGAACCCGCTGGCGGGCATCAGTTCGCTCGTCCAGCTGCTGAACCGGCACAATAATGACGAGTACACGAATAAACGACTGGACGAAGTCGACGCACAGCTGCGGCGGATCCAGCGTATTTTACGTGAGTTGATCGATTTCAGCCGCCCGGCGACTACAGAGCGGAACCGCTGCTACATCAATGAGGTGATCACCGAATCGCTGAATATCGCCAAGTATTATAAGCGGAAAAAGGGAAAGAAGATCATCACGCGGTTCGCGGAGAATCTCCCCCCCGTGCAACTCGTGCGTGATCAGCTGGTGCAGGTGTTTCTGAACCTGATTCTGAATGCGATGGACGCCACCGAAGAGGGACAGTCGATTGAAATCACGACTGAAGCACGAGACGGACAGATCCTGATCTCCGTGCACGACAATGGTGAAGGCATCAAGGAAGTGGATAAGGAAAAACTGTTCCGCCCTTACTTCACGACCAAGTCCAAGGGAACGGGACTGGGGCTGTTTGTCTGTCGCAATATTCTGGAACATTCCAATACAGGCACGATCCGAATTGACGATACCGTAAGTGAAGGGGCGAAATTCGTTGTCGCCCTGTATTGCGAAGAAGTAAAAGATCTGGGCGAAATTCCTCCGGGACCGGCCCAGGAAATGAAATTTGTAACTACCTGA
- a CDS encoding sigma-54-dependent transcriptional regulator, whose amino-acid sequence MQLNRSILIVEDEEVIRSSLAEFLTSEGYETMQASTVAKALELARDRDFNVAICDVQLPDGDGIELLRRLQNIKPSIFVLIITAYATVENTISAFKAGAFDYLVKPVIFDDLSHKLNRLFEYQKIFYENQILRRELARSPGIEEIVGSSKALQKLQSTIRKIAATNSNVLLSGESGTGKELFARSIHSNGPNREQRFLAVNCGMRPIELLESQLFGSAASSLQYPQAEQTGVFKNADGGTVYLDEISQLPLGTQGKLLRAIEYGEILPLGSAEPVKVDVRLIASTTRDLAEMVKTGEFEQDLFYRLDGMKIHIPALRERVDDIPELVEYFIAKHSRKMGKRVTGATSETIRALMSAEWKGNVRQLDNAIERAVMMCDDTLICLNDLPPELHQNEPPLPDVDDLRLALRHYERMHITRVLKDSADKREAAKRLKLGLSSLYRKIEELDIELE is encoded by the coding sequence GTGCAACTCAACCGCTCGATACTGATTGTCGAAGATGAAGAAGTCATCCGCAGCTCACTGGCCGAATTTCTGACGAGCGAAGGCTATGAAACCATGCAGGCTTCGACCGTGGCCAAAGCACTGGAGTTGGCCCGGGATCGGGATTTCAATGTCGCAATCTGCGATGTGCAGCTTCCGGACGGGGATGGAATTGAACTGCTCCGCCGGTTGCAGAATATCAAGCCAAGTATTTTCGTACTGATCATCACAGCGTACGCGACCGTTGAAAATACAATCTCTGCGTTCAAGGCGGGGGCGTTTGACTACCTGGTAAAACCGGTGATCTTTGACGACCTGTCTCACAAGCTCAACCGGCTGTTTGAATATCAGAAAATTTTCTACGAGAATCAGATTCTCCGACGAGAGCTGGCCCGCAGCCCCGGCATCGAGGAGATTGTCGGCAGCAGTAAAGCATTACAGAAACTGCAGAGCACAATCCGCAAGATCGCGGCTACGAACTCCAATGTGCTGCTCTCGGGAGAATCGGGGACCGGGAAAGAACTGTTCGCCCGCTCGATTCACTCGAATGGTCCCAATCGCGAACAACGTTTCCTCGCTGTGAACTGTGGAATGCGGCCTATTGAGCTTCTGGAGTCGCAGCTGTTTGGATCCGCGGCCAGTTCGCTGCAGTATCCACAGGCAGAGCAGACCGGCGTCTTCAAGAACGCCGACGGCGGTACAGTCTACCTGGATGAGATCTCACAGCTCCCGCTGGGAACCCAGGGTAAACTGCTGCGTGCCATTGAATACGGCGAGATCCTGCCGCTGGGAAGTGCGGAGCCAGTGAAAGTCGATGTGCGACTCATCGCTTCCACGACGCGCGACCTGGCAGAGATGGTCAAGACTGGCGAATTCGAGCAGGATCTATTCTATCGGCTGGACGGGATGAAAATTCACATTCCCGCGCTGCGTGAGAGGGTGGACGATATTCCGGAGCTGGTCGAATATTTTATCGCCAAGCATTCGCGGAAGATGGGCAAGCGGGTTACAGGGGCCACCAGTGAAACGATTCGGGCGTTGATGTCAGCGGAGTGGAAAGGAAACGTCCGTCAGTTGGACAATGCCATCGAACGGGCGGTCATGATGTGCGACGACACATTAATCTGCCTGAACGATCTGCCGCCCGAACTGCATCAGAACGAACCCCCACTACCGGACGTCGATGATCTGCGACTGGCGTTGCGACATTACGAGCGGATGCACATCACCCGCGTGCTGAAGGATAGTGCCGACAAACGAGAGGCCGCCAAACGGCTCAAACTGGGACTGTCGAGTCTGTATCGCAAGATTGAAGAACTCGATATTGAACTCGAATAG
- a CDS encoding polysaccharide biosynthesis tyrosine autokinase, which translates to MNTEFQPLEPHSDLDFDGMEDSTTNASAPGVDIVRLLFRNKYLIVGGLLAGLLLGQAAYMKLGPVFSANTKIQVSQKNPVPIKEGEVQTFGELTAHIDVIKSPRIVGQAVKAGKLTELPSLEGEKDPAQEIIDSLKVKRLSGTDRTYLNILNLTYENKNSHDAKAIMQAIVDAYQHYLDEVRDQNTGEIIEQLNKANKALLTELEQKKKEYKEFRKDAPLYWESTPGSEAAVAGSTNMHQERVKTIDNERRQNLLKLTELKSKINTLKSAIASGESKETLELLAQQFLMGQARGQAGAATGGVESQAIAPGNTQVERARLALETHLMPLLIQKNRLERDYKKNHPDLDAVNRSIDTIINLYRRQGIEISADNLESGEFQVSKMKDVDFVNIYLKSMEQQLKELENRETELTRLFDQETELAKKVGNYQVVDQAYNEEIAQLKSQRESIFKQLLLEKVAKGNSGYTMTQLSPVKDELVIKRQLKFLMAGGAAGLGLVLAFSYFREMRDTTMKSVDEIRNQLHLPMLGEVPQFTEEPAHMDDSQFDSALWYYYRPASREAEAYRSLRTSLLLKTDRTGARVLQITSAEPGDGKTTSVSNLALAIAQTGRKVLIIDADLRRPTVHKLFGINNAVGLGDVLAQEIDAQTSIRETRISNLSIMTAGMLPENPSEMLMSRRFAEMISQLRNEYDYILVDTPPLVVVSDPSVIASTVDGVLLVVRIDKNRRGVIRKVQQIIQTNGIKITGLIANNVIINSLVGYDYIDSQGYQAYFEKPAAQDKKSAVNPVKTEVTS; encoded by the coding sequence GTGAATACTGAATTTCAGCCTCTCGAACCTCATTCCGATCTGGACTTCGATGGAATGGAAGATTCAACCACGAATGCTTCCGCTCCGGGAGTGGATATCGTCCGGCTGCTCTTCAGAAATAAATATCTGATCGTCGGGGGCCTGTTGGCCGGTCTGTTACTGGGGCAGGCTGCTTACATGAAACTGGGGCCCGTCTTTTCTGCGAATACCAAGATCCAGGTCTCACAGAAAAACCCGGTTCCCATTAAAGAGGGAGAGGTTCAGACATTCGGGGAACTGACGGCTCACATTGACGTCATCAAAAGTCCCCGGATTGTCGGTCAGGCGGTCAAGGCTGGTAAACTCACGGAGCTGCCTTCACTTGAGGGAGAAAAAGATCCTGCCCAGGAAATCATCGACTCTCTTAAGGTCAAGCGTCTCTCGGGAACCGACCGGACTTATCTGAATATCCTGAATCTGACCTACGAAAATAAAAATTCCCACGATGCGAAAGCCATTATGCAGGCCATCGTGGACGCCTATCAGCACTACCTGGATGAAGTGCGGGATCAGAATACCGGTGAGATCATCGAACAGTTGAACAAGGCCAACAAGGCTCTGCTCACCGAACTGGAACAGAAGAAAAAAGAATACAAAGAGTTCCGCAAAGATGCCCCCCTGTATTGGGAAAGCACCCCCGGTTCGGAAGCCGCTGTGGCAGGCAGTACGAACATGCATCAGGAACGCGTGAAAACAATCGACAACGAACGGCGTCAGAACCTGCTCAAACTGACTGAGCTGAAATCGAAAATCAATACGCTCAAGTCAGCCATCGCCAGTGGAGAATCCAAAGAGACTCTGGAACTGCTGGCACAACAGTTTCTGATGGGCCAGGCCCGCGGACAGGCGGGAGCAGCCACAGGCGGTGTCGAATCACAGGCTATCGCACCGGGTAACACTCAAGTGGAACGGGCACGCCTGGCACTCGAAACGCATCTCATGCCGCTGCTGATTCAGAAGAATCGCCTCGAACGCGATTACAAAAAGAATCATCCGGACCTGGATGCCGTCAATCGCAGCATCGACACGATCATCAACCTCTATCGTCGTCAGGGAATCGAAATCTCTGCCGATAATCTGGAGTCGGGAGAATTCCAGGTATCGAAGATGAAAGATGTCGACTTCGTTAACATCTATCTGAAGTCGATGGAACAGCAGTTGAAAGAACTGGAAAACCGCGAAACCGAATTGACCCGGCTGTTTGATCAGGAAACGGAACTGGCCAAGAAGGTCGGTAACTACCAGGTCGTGGACCAGGCTTACAACGAAGAAATCGCACAACTCAAATCGCAGCGGGAAAGCATCTTCAAACAGCTGCTTCTCGAAAAAGTTGCCAAAGGGAACAGCGGTTATACCATGACGCAGCTGTCACCCGTGAAAGACGAACTGGTTATCAAGCGGCAGCTGAAATTCCTGATGGCAGGCGGCGCTGCCGGTCTGGGGCTGGTGCTCGCGTTCTCCTACTTCCGTGAAATGCGGGATACGACCATGAAATCGGTCGATGAAATTCGCAACCAGTTGCACCTGCCGATGCTGGGAGAAGTTCCCCAGTTCACAGAAGAACCCGCCCACATGGATGACAGCCAGTTCGACTCGGCGCTCTGGTATTACTATCGACCCGCGTCCCGTGAAGCGGAAGCCTATCGATCACTGCGCACCTCGTTGCTGTTGAAAACCGACCGCACCGGTGCCAGAGTCCTGCAGATCACCAGTGCCGAACCGGGAGATGGTAAGACGACGTCTGTTTCCAACCTGGCCCTGGCGATTGCCCAGACAGGCCGGAAAGTGCTGATCATCGACGCCGACTTGCGGCGGCCAACCGTGCATAAACTGTTCGGAATCAATAACGCCGTTGGTCTGGGAGATGTTCTGGCCCAGGAAATTGATGCCCAGACTTCGATTCGTGAAACCCGCATCAGTAATCTGTCGATCATGACAGCAGGCATGCTGCCGGAGAATCCTTCGGAAATGCTGATGTCGCGCCGCTTTGCTGAAATGATCAGTCAGCTGCGGAATGAATACGATTACATCCTGGTAGACACACCGCCCCTGGTGGTGGTCAGCGATCCCTCCGTCATCGCTTCAACGGTCGACGGGGTCCTGCTCGTCGTTCGCATCGACAAGAACCGACGCGGCGTGATCCGCAAGGTGCAGCAGATCATCCAGACCAACGGCATTAAGATCACTGGTCTGATCGCCAACAACGTCATTATCAACTCCCTGGTCGGCTATGATTACATCGACAGCCAGGGCTATCAGGCCTACTTCGAGAAACCGGCAGCGCAGGACAAAAAATCGGCTGTGAATCCAGTGAAGACCGAAGTCACAAGCTGA
- a CDS encoding SDR family oxidoreductase has product MTNYLVTGGAGFIGSHLATRLINDGHRVRVFDNLSTGALKNLEHIKEQVEFVEGDLRDLSAVEAAAKDVDIIFHQAALASVPRSVDHPLDTHEACVTGTIHVLDAARRSGVQRVVYAGSSSAYGNQKQMPKHEGQTPEVLSPYAAAKLAGELYCQAFANSYSLETVRIRYFNVFGPRQDPNSPYSAVIPLFASALLEGKRPVIFGDGLQSRDFTFVDNVVQANILASQADAAIVSGNVYNVACGSSLNLIDLLKFICEQLDKPFDPDFQPPRTGDVKHSWADISAAERDLGYEPVVDIQEGLRRTIEWYAEYVGAESNKCPGGC; this is encoded by the coding sequence GTGACAAATTATCTAGTAACCGGCGGTGCAGGCTTCATTGGATCTCATCTGGCGACTCGGTTGATCAATGACGGACATCGGGTCCGTGTCTTTGACAATCTCAGCACGGGCGCTTTGAAGAACCTGGAGCACATTAAAGAGCAGGTCGAATTCGTTGAGGGAGATCTCCGCGACCTGTCCGCCGTTGAAGCCGCTGCCAAAGATGTCGATATCATCTTCCACCAGGCGGCCCTCGCTTCCGTTCCACGCAGTGTCGATCACCCACTTGATACACACGAAGCCTGTGTCACCGGAACCATTCATGTGCTTGATGCCGCCCGTCGCTCGGGCGTTCAGCGCGTCGTTTACGCCGGTTCCAGCAGTGCATACGGCAACCAGAAACAGATGCCCAAGCATGAAGGTCAGACACCCGAAGTGCTGTCACCTTATGCCGCCGCCAAGCTGGCCGGCGAACTTTACTGCCAGGCTTTTGCCAATTCTTACTCACTGGAAACCGTACGGATTCGGTATTTCAACGTCTTTGGCCCCCGTCAGGATCCCAACAGTCCTTACTCGGCTGTCATTCCGTTGTTTGCTTCCGCCTTACTGGAAGGCAAACGCCCCGTAATCTTCGGCGATGGTTTACAGTCTCGTGATTTCACGTTCGTTGATAACGTGGTGCAGGCGAACATTCTGGCCTCGCAGGCAGACGCTGCCATCGTTTCAGGGAATGTTTACAACGTTGCCTGTGGCAGCTCGCTGAATCTGATCGATCTCCTGAAGTTCATCTGCGAACAGTTAGACAAACCCTTCGATCCCGATTTCCAGCCGCCCCGTACCGGCGACGTCAAACATTCGTGGGCTGATATTTCCGCTGCTGAGCGGGACCTGGGCTACGAACCTGTCGTGGATATCCAGGAAGGCCTGCGGCGGACCATCGAATGGTATGCTGAGTACGTTGGTGCAGAATCCAATAAATGCCCGGGCGGTTGTTAA
- the rlmB gene encoding 23S rRNA (guanosine(2251)-2'-O)-methyltransferase RlmB, translated as MALELKNPHSVLAALKTRPIDVTEIRLTAGASQGNWGDVADEARSHGIPVVVRKAPPQKMKRRQSEDQGRRTAGSVALVKPRIPSSLGELFALDQSDGEPRGLWLALDCIQDPHNIGAIFRTAGFFGVRGIILTKDRSAPLNGTVYDVASGGMEGVPFAVETNLSRAITEAKEAGIWIMGTSEHAEEDVAAYSQDRPWMVVIGNEEKGLRRLTLEQCDVVCRLTSAGLVDSLNASVAAGIMIARFSPFGPGVK; from the coding sequence GTGGCTCTGGAGCTGAAAAACCCCCATAGTGTGCTGGCTGCCTTGAAAACCCGCCCCATCGACGTGACCGAAATCCGTCTGACCGCGGGAGCCTCACAGGGAAACTGGGGAGACGTGGCCGATGAAGCCCGCAGTCACGGCATTCCCGTCGTGGTCCGCAAGGCACCACCTCAGAAGATGAAACGCCGCCAGTCGGAAGATCAGGGCCGCCGTACCGCAGGTTCCGTGGCGCTGGTCAAACCCCGCATACCCTCTTCGCTGGGTGAACTGTTCGCACTCGATCAATCAGACGGCGAACCCCGCGGACTCTGGCTGGCCCTGGACTGCATTCAGGATCCGCACAACATCGGCGCCATTTTTCGAACCGCAGGGTTTTTCGGCGTGCGAGGGATCATTCTGACCAAGGATCGTTCAGCGCCTCTTAACGGCACTGTCTACGATGTTGCTTCAGGAGGCATGGAAGGGGTTCCCTTTGCCGTTGAAACTAATTTGAGTCGCGCAATCACCGAAGCCAAGGAAGCCGGCATCTGGATCATGGGCACGTCCGAGCATGCGGAAGAAGACGTCGCCGCTTACAGCCAGGATCGCCCCTGGATGGTCGTCATCGGCAATGAAGAGAAAGGCCTCAGAAGGCTCACGCTCGAACAATGCGATGTCGTCTGCCGCCTGACTTCAGCGGGGCTCGTCGATTCTCTGAATGCCTCCGTCGCTGCGGGAATTATGATCGCCCGCTTTTCTCCCTTCGGACCCGGCGTGAAATAA
- a CDS encoding ATP-binding protein, which translates to MSYRVFKKLLGETNLERKCRFLFGGGLMVLITASFSLNTWMNNQVLDEQNVTSARLLVAPIILEKHWKWSENNKEYRELIEKIAQSVKSKDLGNYSWSVFKANPSNADSKERPIDSAGYEALERIKQGENEIFYADVSEGKFQYYSAIHATESCVSCHRLHDDPDLELGGLIGIVNIRFPSQKVEQAQNWNRAINVASALITAVLAMLAAYAIVRYVIVKPVLHLKDVSDEIAHGNLDLRADIRTGDEFEELSYAFNRMLRHLVTVQEELRTVNTDLDTKVDELAQVNLRLYEMNKLKDEFLATMSHELRTPLNSILGFSDLLANSKDLGEKQKRYVANIQMSGKNLLAQINDVLDLAKIESGKMELQLSEISIADLIERRVGTMLPLADKKNIELTSEIDPRIPILFQDSVKIQQILNNLLSNAIKFTPEGGRVHVSATLCEDDPELFDLLVRDNGIGIPLDEQEFIFEKFRQGKSNSETRDTMSRSYEGTGLGLSIIRELSKLLDGEVFLESEFGRGSQFTVRLPVRMQVDADNLLSDINDTSVGMNRLKSSDLAKYAEKLAENKHSESRTP; encoded by the coding sequence ATGTCGTATCGCGTTTTTAAAAAACTGCTCGGTGAAACCAATCTCGAACGGAAGTGCCGCTTCCTGTTCGGCGGGGGGCTTATGGTCCTGATTACCGCCAGTTTCTCCCTCAATACCTGGATGAACAACCAGGTGCTGGATGAGCAAAACGTGACCTCCGCCCGACTGCTGGTAGCCCCCATCATTCTGGAAAAGCACTGGAAGTGGTCCGAGAACAACAAGGAATACCGCGAGCTGATCGAAAAGATCGCTCAGTCGGTGAAGTCCAAAGACCTCGGAAATTACAGCTGGTCGGTCTTCAAAGCCAACCCTTCTAACGCCGACTCCAAGGAACGCCCCATCGACAGTGCCGGCTACGAGGCGCTCGAACGCATCAAGCAGGGTGAGAATGAAATCTTCTACGCCGATGTGTCTGAGGGAAAATTCCAGTATTACAGCGCCATTCATGCCACCGAATCCTGTGTCTCCTGTCATCGTCTGCACGATGATCCGGATCTCGAACTCGGGGGGCTGATCGGCATCGTCAATATTCGCTTCCCCTCCCAGAAGGTGGAACAGGCCCAGAACTGGAACCGGGCAATCAACGTCGCTTCAGCTTTGATCACCGCCGTCCTGGCGATGCTCGCTGCTTACGCCATCGTGCGGTATGTGATCGTCAAGCCGGTCCTGCACCTCAAGGACGTCAGCGATGAAATCGCGCACGGCAATCTCGATCTGCGAGCCGACATTCGTACCGGGGATGAATTCGAAGAACTGAGCTACGCGTTCAACCGCATGTTGCGGCACCTCGTTACGGTGCAGGAAGAGCTCCGGACCGTCAACACCGACCTCGATACCAAAGTCGATGAACTCGCCCAGGTGAACCTCCGACTTTACGAGATGAATAAACTCAAGGACGAGTTCCTGGCCACGATGAGCCACGAACTCCGCACGCCGCTGAACAGTATTCTGGGCTTCAGCGATCTCCTGGCGAACTCCAAAGATCTGGGAGAGAAACAGAAACGCTACGTCGCCAACATTCAGATGTCGGGGAAAAACCTGCTCGCTCAGATCAACGATGTGCTGGACCTGGCAAAAATCGAGAGCGGCAAAATGGAACTGCAGCTTTCGGAGATTTCCATCGCGGATCTTATCGAACGTCGCGTGGGAACCATGCTCCCCCTGGCCGATAAAAAGAATATCGAACTTACATCGGAAATCGATCCCAGGATCCCGATCCTCTTCCAGGATTCGGTCAAGATTCAGCAGATCCTGAACAACCTGCTTTCCAACGCGATCAAGTTTACGCCGGAAGGGGGCCGCGTGCATGTCTCGGCGACCCTCTGTGAAGACGATCCGGAACTGTTCGATCTTTTGGTCCGCGATAATGGCATCGGGATCCCCCTGGATGAGCAGGAATTCATCTTCGAGAAATTCCGTCAGGGGAAATCGAACTCGGAAACCCGGGATACGATGAGCCGCTCTTACGAAGGCACCGGCCTGGGACTTTCCATCATCCGAGAACTCTCCAAGCTGCTGGACGGGGAAGTCTTTCTCGAGAGTGAATTCGGTCGCGGCAGTCAGTTTACCGTGCGGCTCCCCGTTCGCATGCAGGTCGATGCAGACAACCTGCTCTCTGATATCAACGACACCTCTGTCGGCATGAATCGCCTCAAATCCTCAGACCTGGCCAAATACGCGGAAAAACTGGCTGAGAACAAGCATTCTGAGTCACGCACTCCTTGA